TAATTTGGACGACCTTACCTAAACTCATGTCTATTCCTCTCGTTAAACTTTGCCGAAGCGTTATACAGCTGCCGAACCGCCTACAATCTCACTGATTTCTTGTGTGATTGCAGCCTGACGGGCTTTGTTATAAACAAGTTGCAGCTCATCCATTAGGTCGCCTGCGTTATCAGTTGCGGCTTTCATCGCAACCATACGGGCAGCCTGTTCAGAGGCAGCATTCTCAACTACACCTTGGTAAACCTGTGATTCAATGAAACGAACCAATAGCGTCTCTAGGATCGCTTCTGGGCCCGGCTCATATAGGTAATCCCAAGCGTGAGCTGATACTTCTTCTTCAGCTTTTGGCAAAGGTAATAACTGTTCGATCGTTGGCTCTTGCTTCATGGTATTTACGAATTTGTTGTATACCACGAATAAACGGTCAATTTTGCCTTCAGCGAATGCGTCTAGCATTACTTTTACAGGACCAATTACGTCCTGAATTGAAGGTGCATCTCCAAGACCCGCTTTCTTAGCGAGTAAATCACCGCCGAAACGTTGGAAGAAACCAGCAGCTTTGCTACCTAAAGTAGCGAATTCAGCTTCAACGCCTTTTTCTTTCCACGCCTGTACGTCTTGTGTGATTTTCTTAAACTCGTTTGAGTTTAAGCCACCACATAGACCACGGTCTGTAGAGATAACAATATAACCAACTCGCTTCACATCGCGCTCTTCTAAGAACGGGTGATGGAAGTCAAGATTTGCTTGAGCAACACGACCGATCACTTTGCGTAAGTTCTCAGCGTATGGACGGCTTGAAGCCACACGGTCTTGTGCTTTCTTCATTTTAGAAGCAGCAACCATTTCCATTGCGCTGGTGATCTTCTGAGTATTCTTGATACTCCCGATCTTGCTTTTAATCTCTTTTCCGCTGGCCATGACTCTCTCTCCGAATCAAGGTGAGCATTCTAAGAACACTCACCATCCATAACTAAATTACCAAGTTTGCGTTGCTTTGAACTTCTCTAGAAGTTCTTTAAGCTGCGCTTCGATCTCAGCGTTGTAGTTACCTGTTTCATTGATTTGAGCCATTAGCTCTGCGTAAGTGCTGTTTGCGAAACCGATTAGGCCTTCTTCGAAATCACCAATCTTGTTGATTTCGATGTCTTGTAGGAAACCTTTCTCAGCAGCAAATAGAGACAGAGACATTTCAGCAACAGACATTGGTGCGTATTGTTTCTGCTTCATTAGCTCTGTTACACGCTCACCGTGCTCAAGCTGTGCACGCGTTGCATCGTCAAGGTCAGAAGCGAACTGAGAGAACGCCGCTAGTTCACGGTACTGAGCTAGCGCTAGACGGATACCACCACCTAGTTTCTTAACGATTTTAGTTTGCGCCGCACCACCTACACGAGATACCGAGATACCAGCGTTAACAGCTGGACGGATACCTGCGTTGAATAAGTCAGTTTCTAGGAAGATCTGACCATCGGTGATTGAGATAACGTTGGTAGGTACGAATGCAGAAACGTCACCACCTTGAGTTTCAATGATTGGCAATGCCGTCAATGAACCTGTTTTACCTTTCACTTCACCGTTAGTGAACTTCTCAACGTAATCAGCGTTTACACGTGATGCACGCTCTAGAAGACGTGAGTGAAGGTAGAATACGTCACCTGGGTATGCTTCACGGCCTGGTGGACGCTTAAGTAGTAGTGAGATCTGACGGTAAGCAACAGCTTGCTTAGAAAGATCATCATATACGATTAGTGCGTCTTCACCGCGGTCACGGAAGTATTCACCCATAGTACAACCAGCAAATGGCGCTAGGAATTGTAGCGCTGCTGATTCAGAAGCTGATGCAACAACAACGATCGTGTTTTCAAGTGCACCGTGCTCTTCTAATTTACGTACTACGTTAGCAATAGTAGACGCTTTCTGACCAACCGCTACGTACACACACTTAACGCCTGTGTCTTTTTGGTTGATGATAGCATCGATTGCTAGAGCAGTTTTACCAGTCTGACGGTCACCGATTACTAGCTCACGCTGACCACGACCAACTGGGATCATCGCATCGATAGACTTATAACCAGTTTGTACTGGCTCATCTACTGATTGACGCTCGATTACGCCTGGTGCGATTTTTTCAACTGGCTCGAAACCGTCGTTGTCTAGTGCACCTTTACCATCGATAGGCTGACCTAGTGTGTTAACAACACGACCAAGTAGACCACGACCAACTGGTACTTCTAAGATACGACCTGTAGATTGTACTTTTACGCCTTCTTTAAGGTCAGCGTAAGGACCCATTACTACTGCACCTACTGAGTCACGCTCAAGGTTTAGTGCGATAGCATAACGGTTGCCAGGAAGCTCGATCATCTCACCTTGCATACAGTCAGCTAGACCGTGGATGCGGATGATACCGTCAGTAACAGATACGATAGTACCTTCGTTACGTGCTTCACTAACAACTTCAAACTGTTCAATACGTTGTTTGATCAGTGCAGAAATTTCAGTGGAATTAAGTTGCATGCTCTTTTTCCCAATTACGATTGTAGCGATACCGCTAGGCGGTCCAACTTGCCTCGGACAGACCCGTCAATCACGGTGTCACCAGCTTTGATAACTAAACCGCCAACAACGGTTTCGTCGATGCTACAATTCAGCTTAACTTTGCGTGCGAAACGTTTTTCAAGCGCCGCGACCAGTTTGTCTTGCTGCTCAGCAGCAAGTTCAGTTGCAGAAACCACGTCAACGTCGATTTCTTTATCAAACTCTGCTTTAAATTCAGCAAAGATTTCAGCAACTGCTGGGATGGCGGCTAAACGTTCATTTTCGGCCATCAGCTTGATAAGATTTTGACCTTGTTCGTTGAGCTGTTCAGCACAAACTTTGATGAAAACATCAGCTTGCTCTGCAGCTGTTGGAATGCTAGCTAGTAATGAACTTGCTTGCTCATCGCTGGCCACTTGACCAGCGAAGAACAGCATTTCATTCCATGCTTCAACATTGCCTTTTTCAACGGCAAGTTCAAAAGCTGCTTTAGCGTATGGGCGAGCGATAGTAGTCAATTCAGACATGCTCAGACCCCCTACTTAAAGCTCAGCGACAAGTTTTTCAACGATGTCACTGTGTGCAGCTTGGTTAATCTCACGCTCTAAAATACGCTCAGCACCAACTACAGAAAGCGTAGCAACTTGCTTGCGTAGCTCTTCTGAAACTCGGCTGCGCTCTGATTCAATTTCAGAGTGACCTTGAGCGATGATTTTTTCACGTTCTTGCTGACCACGCGTTGTCTCTTCGTCAACGATAAGCGCAGCACGCTTCTTAGCTTGTTCAACGATATCAGCTGCTTGAGCTTTCGCTTCTTTAAGCTGCTCAGCAGCTTGTTTACGCGCAACTTCAAGTTCTTGTTCAGCTTTATCAGTGGCAGCTAAGCCATCTTCAATCTTTTTCTGGCGAGCTTCAATTGCACCATTTAACGGTGGCCATACGTATTTCATACAGAAAAGTACGAAAACCGTAAATGCAATTAATTCACCTATTAGAGTGGCGTTTAAGTTCACAACCGCTCCTCCTTACATGACATTTGTTCGACTTACGTAAGTGATTATCAAAAATTAAAGTGCGAACAACATGAACATAGCGATACCTACACCGATCATTGCTACCGCATCGATTAGACCAGCTAGGATGAACATTTTAACTTGTAGTGAAGGTGCAAGTTCTGGTTGACGAGCACATGCTTCTAGGAATTTACCACCCATGTTACCGAAGCCGATTGCAGTACCGATAGCACCAAAACCGATTAGTAAAGCTACAGCGATAAGTTTTAAACCTTCTACTAGTTCCATTTTTTTCTCCAAAGTTTCTTAAAGTTAAAGTTAAAGTTAAAAAAATCTATAAATTATTAGTGGCTATCTTTTGCACTTGCCATGCTTAGGTAAACGATCGTCAGCATCATGAATACGAATGCTTGAAGTACGATTACTAAGATATGGAATACAGCCCAAATAAAGTGCAGTGGTAACTGCATTAAACCAATTGCGCCGATTAGGATGAAGATCATCTCACCTGCGTATAAGTTACCGAACAAACGCAGTGCTAACGAGAATGGCTTAGCAACTAATGCAATTGTTTCAAGTAATAAGTTACAAGGGATCAAGAAAATCATTGCAACTTTATTGTTTGAGCTAAACGGGTGAAGTGTTAACTCAGCAATGAAACCACCGATACCTTTGATTCGAATTGAGTAACCGATCATCAGAATAAGTACACCGATAGCCAGTGCAGCAGTCATGTTGATGTCAGTTGTCGGTACAATTTTCATGTACACATCGTGTGAATCCATACCGAATGCAGTTTCACCAACGAAACCAGCAAATGCAGGTAAGAAGTCAACAGGAATAAGGTCCATCAGGTTCATTAAGAACACCCAAACAAAGATTGTAAGGGCTAATGGTGCAATCAGTTTGCTGTTTCCGTGATAAGTGTCGCGTACGTTGTCGCCAACGAACTCAACGATCATCTCGATGAAACACTGAAATTTACCAGGTACACCTGTGGTTGATTTTTTAGCGGCGCTACGGAAGATCCATAAGAAAATAAGACCTAAACCGATTGACCATGCGAGGGTATCTACGTGCCATGTCCAGAACCCACTATCCGCACATGCTTTATTGAAGGCTAAACCGGCATCGGTTGAACACATCTTAGCATTGGTCAAGTGGTGCTGAATATGGCTCGATAGAGTCAGTTCTTCTGCAGCCATGTTTTATCCCAAAAGTTAATGATTAAAAAAAATCGGTGAAAACCACTGTGCAAACATCACTAATATATAACAGCAGAAAAATGGCAAAGCCATGACAGTAAAATGCTTAAATATTAGTGCAAACAAACACAAGGTAATCAAAAATTTTAATCCGTTGCCTCGCTTAAGCGAGTCAAACGCTTGTTCTGCTCTACTGGCGCCCATATATCTGAACGCATATAAAGCAAACACAAAATTAGGAAGTACCAAAACAAGGCCGCCAGCCAATGCTGAAACGCCCGCTTGTACTCCCCAACCAACTAAAACTATTACTGCAGCGATTGTTGCTACGATACCCTGAAGTAAAACACCTTTTAATGCGGCACGCCTGTAAGGGCCTGCTAACGAATTTGTCACTTTAAATTTACCTTAATGACGCAAAAATTTATCAGGGTATGAAAACTGGCGAAATTATACTTATTTTTGGTGATTTTGCAACTTGCAGCGACGAAATGTGACGCTTTTTCGGCGCCACTTTCGTCTAATAATCAAACATTAGGAAGGTTGTTGTAGATCTGGCTGGATACGACCAAGAATGCCGTCTAATTCATCGAGATTTGCATAGGAGATAACCAGCTTTCCTTTGCCTTTTTGGTTGTAATTAATCTCAACTTTCGCCCCTAAATTTTCTGCCAACTGTTGTTCTAACAATTTGACATCTGGGTCTTTTTCTTTTGTCTGTTTTTTATCCACAGGTTCAAGGATTGAGCGTACTAATTTTTCTGTTTCACGAACTGTAAGCGCTTTTGCAACTGCTGTTCGTGCTGCTTCTGATTGCACTTCACCAGTGAGTGCAAGTAAGCAACGGGCATGACCCATTTCGATGTCACCATGCTCTAACAATTTTTTTACATCATCGTTGAGATTATTTAAACGCAGTAAATTGGTGACCGTAGTGCGAGATTTGCCAACCGCTTCTGCAACTTGTTGATGCGTTAATTCAAATTCATTCAGTAAACGTTCGAGTGCAACCGCTTCTTCCATGGCATTTAGATCTTCACGCTGAATGTTCTCTATCAATGCAATGGCAACCGCTGCTTCATCGGCAACATCTTTAACTAAACATGGAATAACATCGAGTTGCGCTAACTGTGCAGCACGCCAACGGCGTTCACCAGCAATAATTTCGAACTTTTCATGGGCAATTTCACGCACGACAACCGGTTGCAGTACGCCCTGTGCACGAATTGAACTGGCAAGTTCTTCTAGCGCTTCTTCAGACATGTCTTTACGTGGTTGGTATTTGCCACGCTGAAGCCACTCGATTGGTAAACGACGAAGTTCATTATCGGTTTGTGAAGTACTGATTGTCGATGCAACTTCTTGCTCAGGTGCAGTGGCCGGTAATTCAGGTTCTGGTGCTGCTA
The Pseudoalteromonas phenolica genome window above contains:
- the atpG gene encoding F0F1 ATP synthase subunit gamma; amino-acid sequence: MASGKEIKSKIGSIKNTQKITSAMEMVAASKMKKAQDRVASSRPYAENLRKVIGRVAQANLDFHHPFLEERDVKRVGYIVISTDRGLCGGLNSNEFKKITQDVQAWKEKGVEAEFATLGSKAAGFFQRFGGDLLAKKAGLGDAPSIQDVIGPVKVMLDAFAEGKIDRLFVVYNKFVNTMKQEPTIEQLLPLPKAEEEVSAHAWDYLYEPGPEAILETLLVRFIESQVYQGVVENAASEQAARMVAMKAATDNAGDLMDELQLVYNKARQAAITQEISEIVGGSAAV
- the atpA gene encoding F0F1 ATP synthase subunit alpha → MQLNSTEISALIKQRIEQFEVVSEARNEGTIVSVTDGIIRIHGLADCMQGEMIELPGNRYAIALNLERDSVGAVVMGPYADLKEGVKVQSTGRILEVPVGRGLLGRVVNTLGQPIDGKGALDNDGFEPVEKIAPGVIERQSVDEPVQTGYKSIDAMIPVGRGQRELVIGDRQTGKTALAIDAIINQKDTGVKCVYVAVGQKASTIANVVRKLEEHGALENTIVVVASASESAALQFLAPFAGCTMGEYFRDRGEDALIVYDDLSKQAVAYRQISLLLKRPPGREAYPGDVFYLHSRLLERASRVNADYVEKFTNGEVKGKTGSLTALPIIETQGGDVSAFVPTNVISITDGQIFLETDLFNAGIRPAVNAGISVSRVGGAAQTKIVKKLGGGIRLALAQYRELAAFSQFASDLDDATRAQLEHGERVTELMKQKQYAPMSVAEMSLSLFAAEKGFLQDIEINKIGDFEEGLIGFANSTYAELMAQINETGNYNAEIEAQLKELLEKFKATQTW
- the atpH gene encoding F0F1 ATP synthase subunit delta yields the protein MSELTTIARPYAKAAFELAVEKGNVEAWNEMLFFAGQVASDEQASSLLASIPTAAEQADVFIKVCAEQLNEQGQNLIKLMAENERLAAIPAVAEIFAEFKAEFDKEIDVDVVSATELAAEQQDKLVAALEKRFARKVKLNCSIDETVVGGLVIKAGDTVIDGSVRGKLDRLAVSLQS
- the atpF gene encoding F0F1 ATP synthase subunit B produces the protein MNLNATLIGELIAFTVFVLFCMKYVWPPLNGAIEARQKKIEDGLAATDKAEQELEVARKQAAEQLKEAKAQAADIVEQAKKRAALIVDEETTRGQQEREKIIAQGHSEIESERSRVSEELRKQVATLSVVGAERILEREINQAAHSDIVEKLVAEL
- the atpE gene encoding F0F1 ATP synthase subunit C; translation: MELVEGLKLIAVALLIGFGAIGTAIGFGNMGGKFLEACARQPELAPSLQVKMFILAGLIDAVAMIGVGIAMFMLFAL
- the atpB gene encoding F0F1 ATP synthase subunit A; its protein translation is MAAEELTLSSHIQHHLTNAKMCSTDAGLAFNKACADSGFWTWHVDTLAWSIGLGLIFLWIFRSAAKKSTTGVPGKFQCFIEMIVEFVGDNVRDTYHGNSKLIAPLALTIFVWVFLMNLMDLIPVDFLPAFAGFVGETAFGMDSHDVYMKIVPTTDINMTAALAIGVLILMIGYSIRIKGIGGFIAELTLHPFSSNNKVAMIFLIPCNLLLETIALVAKPFSLALRLFGNLYAGEMIFILIGAIGLMQLPLHFIWAVFHILVIVLQAFVFMMLTIVYLSMASAKDSH
- a CDS encoding ATP synthase subunit I, which produces MTNSLAGPYRRAALKGVLLQGIVATIAAVIVLVGWGVQAGVSALAGGLVLVLPNFVFALYAFRYMGASRAEQAFDSLKRGNGLKFLITLCLFALIFKHFTVMALPFFCCYILVMFAQWFSPIFFNH
- a CDS encoding ParB/RepB/Spo0J family partition protein — translated: MSVKKRGLGRGLDALLSSAKPAPAVPVEVAAPEPELPATAPEQEVASTISTSQTDNELRRLPIEWLQRGKYQPRKDMSEEALEELASSIRAQGVLQPVVVREIAHEKFEIIAGERRWRAAQLAQLDVIPCLVKDVADEAAVAIALIENIQREDLNAMEEAVALERLLNEFELTHQQVAEAVGKSRTTVTNLLRLNNLNDDVKKLLEHGDIEMGHARCLLALTGEVQSEAARTAVAKALTVRETEKLVRSILEPVDKKQTKEKDPDVKLLEQQLAENLGAKVEINYNQKGKGKLVISYANLDELDGILGRIQPDLQQPS